In Triticum aestivum cultivar Chinese Spring chromosome 5B, IWGSC CS RefSeq v2.1, whole genome shotgun sequence, the following proteins share a genomic window:
- the LOC123111756 gene encoding protein transport protein Sec61 subunit alpha, giving the protein MAGGFRVLHLVRPFLAFLPEVQSADRKIPFREKVIYTVISLFIFLVCSQLPLYGIHSTTGADPFYWMRVILASNRGTVMELGITPIVTSGMVMQLLVGSKIIEVDNSVREDRALLNGAQKLLGILIAIGEAVAYVLSGMYGSVSQLGTGNAILIILQLFFAGIIVICLDELLQKGYGLGSGISLFIATNICENIIWKAFSPTTINSGRGAEFEGAVIALFHLLITRSDKVRALREAFYRQNLPNVTNLLATVLVFLIVIYFQGFRVVLPVRSKNARGQQGSYPIKLFYTSNMPIILHSALITNLYFISQLLYRKYSGNFLVNLLGIWKESEYSGHSIPVGGLAYYVTAPSSMADILANPFHALFYVVFMLSACALFSKTWIEVSGSSAKDVAKQLKEQQMVMPGHRESNLQKELNRYIPTAAAFGGVCIGALTVLADFMGAIGSGTGILLAVTIIYQYFETFEKERATELGFFGF; this is encoded by the exons ATGGCTGGCGGCTTTCGGGTGCTGCATCTTGTCAGGCCCTTCTTGGCTTTCTTGCCGGAAGTGCAGAGTGCTGACAGGAAAATACCATTTAGAGAAAAAGTGATCTACACCGTCATTTCTCTCTTCATTTTCCTGGTGTGCAGTCAGCTCCCGCTCTATGGCATCCATTCAACCACTGGAGCTGATCCTTTCTACTGGATGCGTGTTATTCTTGCATCAAACCGTGGTACTGTCATGGAACTGGGTATTACCCCAATTGTGACATCTGGAATGGTTATGCAACTTCTAGTGGGATCCAAGATTATTGAAGTTGACAACAGTGTGAGAGAGGATCGTGCTCTGCT GAATGGTGCACAGAAATTGCTGGGTATCCTGATTGCCATTGGGGAAGCTGTGGCATATGTTCTGTCTGGAATGTATGGCAGTGTGAGCCAACTTGGAACTGGAAATGCCATTCTCATCATACTTCAGCTTTTCTTTGCTGGCATCATTGTCATCTGTCTAGATGAACTTCTCCAGAAAGGCTATGGTTTGGGTTCTGGCATTTCTCTCTTCATTGCTACCAATATCTG TGAGAATATCATTTGGAAGGCATTCAGCCCTACCACCATCAACAGTGGACGTGGTGCTGAATTTGAAGGGGCTGTCATTGCATTGTTCCATCTGTTGATTACTCGATCAGACAAAGTCCGTGCCCTACGAGAAGCTTTCTACCGTCAGAATCTGCCAAATGTGACCAATTTGCTTGCTACTGTCCTGGTCTTTCTCATAGTTATCTATTTCCAAGGCTTCCGCGTTGTGCTTCCAGTGAGGTCAAAGAATGCTCGTGGGCAGCAAGGTTCATACCCAATTAAGCTGTTCTACACTTCCAACATGCCCATCATTCTGCACTCTGCCCTTATTACCAACCTGTATTTCATATCCCAG CTTCTCTACAGGAAGTACAGTGGAAACTTTCTGGTTAACCTTCTCGGTATATGGAAAGAATCTGAATATTCTGGCCATTCTATCCCTGTTGGTGGTCTTGCTTACTATGTAACTGCACCATCAAG TATGGCTGATATTCTGGCGAATCCATTCCATGCATTGTTCTATGTGGTCTTCATGCTGTCAGCATGTGCTCTCTTCTCAAAAACATGGATTGAAGTCTCTGGTTCATCAGCCAAGGATGTTGCGAAGCAGCTGAAG GAACAACAAATGGTGATGCCAGGCCATCGTGAGTCAAACCTGCAGAAGGAACTGAACAGATACATCCCTACTGCCGCTGCATTTGGTGGAGTGTGCATCGGCGCATTGACTGTTCTCGCTGATTTCATGGGCGCAATTGGTTCAGGAACCGGTATTCTGTTGGCTGTTACCATCATATACCAGTACTTTGAGACCTTCGAGAAGGAGAGGGCGACAGAGCTTGGTTTCTTCGGGTTTTGA